The Thermobispora bispora DSM 43833 genome window below encodes:
- a CDS encoding methylmalonyl-CoA mutase family protein — protein sequence MTVPLELGELTGLAAEFPQATRERWRELAAEVLRKSGWQGSADDVEQALSTTTYDGVTVAPLHDASDLPRAPRIVGRTGAWDVRQRHADPDPAATRAAIQADLEGGVTSIWLDLAAIGAAALPDVLDGVDLERFPVVLDAGEHTAEAAETFLRLVAGRRIPGGNLGADPIGLAARTGQRDAIPARLAEAAELASRSAGHPGLRAITVDALPYHDAGGSDAEELGCSIATGVAYLRALTEAGLTVEQALGQLEFRYAATADQFLTIAKLRAARRLWARVAEVVGGPGTQVQHAVTSSAMMSVRDPWVNMLRTTVACFAAGVGGADAVTVQPFDACLGLPDEFSRRIARNTHALLVEEAGVARVADPAGGSWYAERLTADLAAAAWRWFQEIERAGGMAAALESLVPERLAATRAARAANIAHRRDPLTGVSEFPDRTERPLSRRPGAGLAGRAVAGPGGLPVIRYAEEFEALRDIADAQERRPTVFLATIGPIAAHTARATFAANLFAAGGIETVTSGPATDPAAIAAAFRDAGTPVACLCSSDALYAEHAAAVATALKEAGARRVWLAGKGEYEGVDANLYAGCDALDVIRTTFDDLGVAR from the coding sequence ATGACGGTGCCACTCGAACTCGGCGAACTCACCGGACTCGCCGCGGAGTTCCCGCAGGCCACCCGGGAGCGGTGGCGGGAGCTCGCGGCCGAGGTGCTGCGGAAGTCCGGCTGGCAGGGATCGGCGGACGACGTCGAGCAGGCGCTGTCCACCACGACATATGACGGTGTCACCGTGGCGCCGCTCCACGACGCCTCCGACCTCCCGCGCGCCCCGCGCATCGTGGGCCGCACGGGCGCCTGGGACGTACGGCAGCGCCACGCCGACCCCGATCCGGCCGCCACCCGCGCGGCGATCCAGGCCGACCTCGAGGGCGGTGTCACCTCGATCTGGCTGGACCTCGCCGCCATCGGCGCGGCCGCGCTGCCCGACGTGCTGGACGGCGTCGATCTGGAGCGCTTCCCCGTCGTGCTCGACGCGGGGGAGCACACCGCGGAGGCGGCGGAGACCTTCCTTCGCCTGGTTGCCGGGAGGCGGATCCCCGGGGGCAACCTGGGCGCCGACCCGATCGGCCTGGCCGCGCGGACCGGGCAGCGGGACGCCATCCCCGCCCGGCTCGCCGAGGCGGCCGAGCTCGCCAGCCGGTCCGCCGGGCACCCCGGGCTCCGCGCGATCACCGTCGACGCGCTGCCGTACCACGACGCCGGGGGGAGTGACGCCGAGGAGCTGGGCTGCTCCATCGCGACCGGGGTGGCCTACCTGCGCGCGCTGACCGAGGCCGGTCTCACGGTCGAGCAGGCGCTCGGCCAGCTCGAGTTCCGCTACGCGGCCACCGCCGATCAGTTCCTCACCATCGCCAAGCTCCGGGCGGCCCGCCGCCTGTGGGCGCGGGTCGCCGAGGTGGTCGGCGGGCCGGGGACGCAGGTGCAGCACGCCGTGACCTCATCGGCGATGATGAGCGTCCGCGACCCGTGGGTGAACATGCTCCGCACCACGGTGGCCTGCTTCGCCGCCGGCGTCGGCGGGGCGGACGCGGTGACCGTGCAGCCGTTCGACGCCTGCCTCGGCCTGCCCGACGAGTTCTCCCGGCGGATCGCGCGCAACACCCACGCCCTCCTGGTGGAGGAGGCCGGGGTGGCGCGGGTGGCCGACCCGGCGGGCGGATCGTGGTACGCCGAGCGGCTCACCGCGGACCTCGCCGCCGCCGCGTGGCGGTGGTTCCAGGAGATCGAGCGGGCCGGGGGCATGGCCGCCGCCCTGGAGAGCCTCGTCCCGGAGCGGCTCGCCGCCACCCGGGCCGCGCGCGCGGCGAACATCGCCCACCGGCGCGACCCGCTCACCGGGGTGAGCGAGTTCCCCGACCGCACGGAGCGGCCGCTGTCCCGCCGTCCCGGGGCCGGGCTCGCCGGCCGGGCGGTGGCCGGGCCGGGCGGGCTCCCGGTGATCCGGTACGCCGAGGAGTTCGAGGCGCTGCGCGACATCGCCGACGCCCAGGAGCGGCGGCCCACGGTCTTCCTCGCCACGATCGGGCCGATCGCCGCGCACACGGCCCGGGCCACGTTCGCCGCCAACCTCTTCGCCGCCGGCGGGATCGAGACCGTGACCAGCGGCCCCGCCACCGACCCGGCCGCGATCGCGGCCGCGTTCCGCGACGCCGGCACCCCCGTGGCCTGCCTGTGCTCCAGCGACGCCCTGTACGCCGAGCACGCCGCCGCGGTGGCCACCGCGCTCAAGGAGGCCGGGGCGAGACGGGTCTGGCTGGCGGGGAAGGGCGAGTATGAGGGTGTCGACGCCAACCTCTACGCCGGCTGCGACGCGCTCGACGTGATCCGCACCACGTTCGATGACCTGGGAGTGGCCCGATGA
- a CDS encoding DUF5925 domain-containing protein, producing MSVLKEVVFSSRPEEESSAVPLRLWLDDTDTPADVIDALALSPFATGAQPWSRTTRLERVRADAAMTVPGGRLLRVAQHTDGHEARLIAGEGWTLRVVRHANRSATVTATAVTEELAASVLAQAIRDAEEKAPAGDHVTMGFWWSSVHGPRRSVKPITTSPWAEIRRNYSSSVVPRLDGLMKTTPKDITGRLLLLHGPPGTGKTTLLRTIAREWSSWCQADCVLDPERLFGDPGYLMDVAIGYDDPDEEDQQRWRLLILEDCDELIRAEAKQSTGQGLSRLLNLTDGLLGQGRDVLVAITTNEDLARLHPAVVRPGRCLARLEIGPLGPEEAARWLGRRDGIGPSGATLAELYALRDGHAAPEPDEPASTGLYL from the coding sequence ATGTCCGTCCTCAAGGAGGTCGTCTTCTCCTCCCGCCCCGAAGAGGAGTCGAGCGCGGTCCCGTTGCGGTTGTGGCTCGACGACACCGACACCCCGGCCGACGTGATCGACGCGCTGGCCCTCTCCCCGTTCGCGACCGGGGCCCAGCCGTGGTCCCGGACCACGCGGCTGGAGCGGGTCCGCGCCGACGCGGCCATGACGGTTCCCGGGGGCCGGCTGCTCCGGGTCGCCCAGCACACCGACGGCCACGAGGCCCGTCTCATCGCCGGTGAGGGCTGGACGCTGCGGGTGGTCCGGCACGCCAACCGGTCGGCGACGGTGACCGCGACCGCGGTGACCGAGGAGCTGGCCGCCTCGGTGCTGGCCCAGGCGATCCGGGACGCCGAGGAGAAGGCGCCGGCGGGCGACCACGTCACCATGGGCTTCTGGTGGTCCTCGGTCCACGGCCCCCGGCGCTCGGTGAAGCCGATCACGACCTCGCCCTGGGCGGAGATCAGGCGGAACTACTCCAGCTCGGTGGTGCCGCGCCTCGACGGGCTCATGAAGACCACGCCGAAGGACATCACCGGGCGGCTGCTGCTCTTGCACGGCCCGCCGGGCACGGGCAAGACCACCCTGCTCCGCACGATCGCCCGCGAGTGGTCGAGCTGGTGCCAGGCCGACTGCGTCCTCGACCCCGAGCGGCTCTTCGGCGACCCCGGGTACCTGATGGACGTGGCGATCGGGTACGACGACCCGGATGAAGAGGACCAGCAGCGCTGGCGGCTGCTCATCCTCGAGGACTGCGACGAGCTGATCCGCGCCGAGGCCAAGCAGTCGACCGGTCAGGGCCTGTCCCGGCTGCTCAACCTCACCGACGGCCTGCTCGGGCAGGGCAGGGACGTGCTCGTCGCGATCACCACCAACGAGGACCTCGCCCGGCTCCACCCGGCGGTGGTGCGGCCGGGCCGGTGCCTGGCCAGGCTGGAGATCGGCCCGCTGGGACCGGAGGAGGCGGCGCGGTGGCTGGGCCGGCGGGACGGCATCGGCCCGTCCGGTGCCACGCTCGCCGAGCTCTACGCGCTCCGCGACGGGCACGCGGCGCCGGAGCCGGACGAGCCCGCCTCGACCGGGCTGTACCTCTGA
- a CDS encoding DUF4253 domain-containing protein translates to MSVHERRRLPPGLEQLFADGGAGRELTVDLPPGSLVWPDPKYDRMRTHHRPSFWLSDDPVPPGFWARLRREHPRSGLWPVLLEDGVQPWSAGQIAPDSVAQIDLFTAEGFMAEVWRDLIVSRDVVDLSPFGKECPGLAPPGRLMADPDTVADWYADIVVQRVTPLGLVAVDRSADAPVALGWQGAVHHNEWNVPLAAVLRSWEERFGVRVVGMGFDTLELSVAAPPMTLEHALHVAAEHWTFCPDSILQAGGSLAEYAAQIVGRNAWSFWWD, encoded by the coding sequence ATGTCGGTTCACGAGCGTCGGCGGCTACCGCCGGGCCTGGAACAGCTCTTCGCTGACGGCGGCGCCGGGAGGGAGCTCACCGTCGATCTCCCTCCCGGGTCTCTCGTGTGGCCGGATCCCAAGTACGACCGGATGCGCACGCATCATCGGCCCTCGTTCTGGCTGAGCGACGATCCCGTGCCACCCGGGTTCTGGGCACGGTTGCGCCGTGAGCACCCGCGGTCCGGGCTGTGGCCGGTGCTGCTCGAGGACGGCGTGCAGCCGTGGTCGGCGGGGCAGATCGCGCCGGATTCGGTGGCGCAGATCGACCTCTTCACCGCCGAGGGGTTCATGGCCGAGGTGTGGCGGGACCTCATCGTGAGCCGCGACGTGGTGGACCTCTCCCCGTTCGGGAAGGAATGCCCCGGTCTCGCCCCACCGGGGAGGTTGATGGCCGACCCTGACACGGTCGCCGACTGGTACGCGGACATCGTGGTCCAGCGGGTCACCCCGCTGGGGCTCGTGGCGGTGGACCGGAGCGCCGACGCCCCGGTGGCGCTCGGCTGGCAGGGCGCGGTGCACCACAACGAGTGGAACGTGCCGCTCGCCGCGGTGCTCCGGAGCTGGGAGGAGAGGTTCGGCGTCCGGGTGGTCGGCATGGGGTTCGACACCCTGGAGCTCAGCGTGGCCGCTCCCCCCATGACGCTGGAGCACGCGCTCCACGTGGCGGCCGAGCACTGGACCTTCTGCCCGGACAGCATCCTGCAGGCCGGGGGATCGCTCGCCGAGTACGCCGCGCAGATCGTGGGCCGGAACGCCTGGTCGTTCTGGTGGGACTGA
- a CDS encoding peptidoglycan recognition protein family protein produces the protein MSEITRRMFLSAGSGIAGAILLAPEVFAASVRPRRPRRPRIYTRSEWDAAPPRRKATVTDHPPDRIVIHHTATANTGDTSLEAAFRLSRAIQRHHMRRNGWDDIGQHFTVSRGGYILEGRNRTLPAIEQGKLAVGAHVAGHNSRALGIETEGTYIDELPTKAQLNALVALVAWLCATYRLDPQKAIIGHRDLNATACPGDRLYGYLGRLREDVARRLGTVRSSAARLAVAEEPQPALVEPGDGEEPAEPEPGLIRPVGRKDRDGRTGDDAPEGPRGRCPAAGDGPERLS, from the coding sequence ATGTCGGAGATCACACGCCGGATGTTCCTCTCGGCCGGGAGCGGTATCGCCGGGGCCATTCTCCTCGCACCCGAGGTCTTCGCCGCCTCCGTCCGGCCCCGGCGGCCGCGCCGGCCCCGCATCTACACCCGGAGCGAGTGGGACGCGGCGCCACCCCGGCGCAAGGCGACGGTGACCGACCATCCGCCGGACCGGATCGTCATCCACCACACCGCCACCGCGAACACCGGCGACACCAGCCTCGAAGCGGCGTTCCGGCTCTCCCGGGCCATCCAGCGCCACCACATGCGGCGCAACGGCTGGGACGACATCGGGCAGCACTTCACGGTCAGCAGGGGCGGGTACATCCTCGAGGGCCGCAACCGCACCCTGCCCGCCATCGAGCAGGGCAAGCTCGCGGTGGGCGCCCACGTCGCCGGGCACAACAGCCGCGCGCTGGGCATCGAGACGGAGGGCACGTACATCGACGAGCTCCCCACCAAGGCCCAGCTCAACGCGCTCGTCGCGCTCGTCGCCTGGCTCTGCGCCACGTACCGGCTCGACCCCCAGAAAGCGATCATCGGGCACCGCGACCTCAACGCCACCGCCTGCCCGGGCGATCGCCTCTACGGCTACCTCGGCCGCCTCCGGGAGGACGTGGCCCGCCGCCTCGGCACGGTGCGCTCCTCGGCCGCCCGCCTCGCCGTGGCCGAGGAACCGCAGCCGGCCCTCGTGGAGCCGGGAGACGGCGAGGAGCCCGCGGAGCCGGAGCCGGGGCTCATCCGGCCGGTCGGGCGGAAGGACCGGGACGGCCGGACGGGCGACGATGCGCCGGAGGGTCCGCGCGGCCGTTGCCCGGCGGCCGGAGACGGCCCCGAACGGCTCAGCTGA
- a CDS encoding lipopolysaccharide biosynthesis protein gives MTASEQGRGVLRGSAAGSLPGLARRAGDGPPAGRLRAAISGIVGDPLLRNAYALMINAGVSGALGLLYWVLAARLYDAEEGGRAMAVIGAMRLLASLTSLGFSGTLTRFIADTGRATGRFIAGVYLLASGAALVLTAGFLLTLPHWGPNYRDLSGLGPGLLFCVAVVSWVVFTLQDVALTGLRKATWVPVKNIAYAVVKIILLVALAKALPSAGIAVSWVLPVVIGILPVDLLIFGRLVPEHRRRTAGRRPPSIRTLGRFLAGDYLGSMFIQAITFLLPVIVGALVEARQFNYYYSVTMIGGLLETLAMTMAASLTVEGAFNRAALAANGRRALSRSLLSLSPVVFGAIVLAPWVMALFSPGHAEHATTLLRFVVLATLPRAVVEIHLGVLRAMNRARALVVVQGTMCAGVFAGTFVLLPRLGITGVGLALFLAQLGVALAVLPSLVRVLWTREGTESGGSSRMMVPVTTISERVTRLGTRMLAVMPHPDRVKRWLLPILSAQGLAIYLIALLAPPGELAGVDVERMNGLGLISVLPPTAFAGLALLIVTFFVTFAQRRYRPVLLLAQLLAITFCLHGAGALVAEEPRFPTAWLHVGFAEYIARTGGTLPGLDARFSWPGFFALFAFVGGAAGMEDFRGLVNWTPLVSNVCYLVPLLLILRRMRADRRAKWLAALLFVTLQWIGQDYFSPQGTTYLMYLLLIAIVVTWFGRERDRPAGEPRGLLSRLAGYLDEAEPGELPAKQADPITRIALYGVLLLLGAAAAATHQITPFMMAASTLGLVMLRRCGVATLPWLIGGFAVGWLSYFATPYWYGHIGDLFGGIGSLLSNLTANTTGRMEAATGDPLHPYVLQLRLGFAVVLVLLAGVGLARRVRRMVMDRVALVLTVTPLSAMALQSYGGEMGLRVYLFMLPGACILAAYAFFPEPPGSLRGMRQVIGKPSRLELLRARLALPLAVVTTLALCGGFFVARYGNEQFERITTGEALALEYIYARDRPSARVLVLAPSDAEPGTVSSDLMASMVPWREKHVERVEWVSTPPPTDPEDIGQVITALRSLGPGSFLLTTRAQETLLEVTDPAGQGIEDGWGARLRRALGASPDLVTLYANEDAAVYALRQPPPGSVPPPPDLTSTPPNGTPWTPLGIAAYVLYVGSLIGFELLGLRGRHASPWRRRLLRTAICAAVVAAAVVVERFVSLGL, from the coding sequence ATGACCGCCTCAGAGCAGGGCCGGGGCGTCCTCCGCGGCAGCGCGGCCGGCTCGTTACCCGGCCTCGCCCGGCGGGCCGGGGACGGTCCGCCCGCCGGCCGGCTCCGCGCGGCGATCTCCGGCATCGTCGGCGACCCCCTCCTCCGCAACGCGTACGCGCTCATGATCAACGCGGGGGTCTCGGGCGCGCTCGGCCTCCTCTACTGGGTGCTCGCCGCCCGCCTCTACGACGCGGAAGAGGGCGGCCGGGCGATGGCGGTGATCGGCGCGATGCGCCTGCTCGCCTCCCTCACCTCGCTCGGGTTCTCCGGCACCCTCACCCGGTTCATCGCCGACACCGGCCGCGCCACAGGCCGGTTCATCGCCGGCGTCTACCTGCTCGCGAGCGGGGCGGCGCTCGTGCTGACCGCCGGCTTCCTGCTCACCCTCCCCCACTGGGGCCCGAACTACCGCGACCTGAGCGGGCTCGGCCCCGGCCTGCTCTTCTGCGTCGCCGTGGTCTCCTGGGTGGTCTTCACCCTGCAGGACGTCGCCCTCACCGGGCTGCGCAAGGCCACCTGGGTGCCGGTCAAGAACATCGCGTACGCCGTCGTCAAGATCATCCTGCTCGTCGCGCTGGCGAAGGCGCTGCCGTCGGCCGGCATCGCGGTGTCCTGGGTCCTGCCCGTGGTGATCGGGATCCTCCCCGTGGATCTGCTGATCTTCGGCAGGCTGGTGCCCGAGCACCGCAGGCGGACGGCCGGGCGGCGGCCGCCGTCGATCCGGACGCTCGGCAGGTTCCTCGCCGGGGACTACCTCGGCTCCATGTTCATCCAGGCGATCACCTTCCTGCTGCCGGTGATCGTCGGGGCCCTCGTGGAGGCGCGGCAGTTCAACTACTACTACAGCGTCACCATGATCGGCGGGCTGCTGGAGACGCTCGCCATGACCATGGCGGCCTCGCTCACCGTGGAGGGCGCCTTCAACCGGGCCGCGCTCGCCGCCAACGGCCGCCGCGCGCTCAGCCGCTCCCTGCTCAGCCTCAGCCCGGTGGTGTTCGGCGCGATCGTGCTCGCCCCGTGGGTGATGGCGCTGTTCAGCCCCGGGCACGCCGAGCACGCGACCACGCTGCTCAGGTTCGTCGTGCTCGCCACGCTCCCCCGCGCGGTGGTCGAGATCCATCTCGGCGTGCTCCGCGCCATGAACCGGGCCCGGGCGCTCGTGGTCGTCCAGGGGACGATGTGCGCCGGCGTGTTCGCCGGGACGTTCGTCCTGCTGCCCCGGCTCGGCATCACGGGGGTCGGCCTCGCCCTGTTCCTCGCCCAGCTCGGCGTCGCCCTCGCCGTCCTGCCGTCGCTGGTCCGCGTGCTGTGGACCCGCGAGGGCACCGAATCTGGTGGTTCGTCCCGCATGATGGTCCCCGTGACGACGATCAGTGAGCGCGTGACCCGGTTAGGGACCCGGATGCTGGCCGTCATGCCCCACCCCGACCGGGTGAAGAGATGGCTGCTGCCGATCCTGTCCGCCCAGGGCCTGGCCATCTACCTGATCGCGCTGCTCGCGCCGCCCGGCGAGCTCGCCGGCGTCGACGTGGAGCGGATGAACGGCCTCGGGCTCATCTCGGTGCTGCCGCCCACCGCCTTCGCCGGGCTGGCGCTGCTGATCGTCACGTTCTTCGTCACGTTCGCCCAGCGCCGGTACCGCCCCGTCCTGCTCCTCGCCCAGCTCCTCGCGATCACGTTCTGCCTGCACGGGGCGGGCGCTCTGGTCGCGGAGGAGCCGCGCTTCCCCACGGCCTGGCTGCACGTCGGCTTCGCCGAGTACATCGCGCGGACCGGTGGCACGCTCCCCGGCCTCGACGCGCGGTTCAGCTGGCCGGGCTTCTTCGCGCTCTTCGCCTTCGTGGGCGGCGCCGCCGGCATGGAGGACTTCCGCGGGCTGGTCAACTGGACGCCCCTCGTCTCGAACGTCTGCTACCTCGTCCCGCTCCTGCTGATCCTGCGGCGCATGCGCGCCGACCGCCGGGCCAAGTGGCTGGCCGCGCTGCTGTTCGTCACCCTCCAGTGGATCGGCCAGGACTACTTCTCCCCGCAGGGCACCACGTACCTGATGTACCTGCTGCTGATCGCCATCGTGGTGACCTGGTTCGGGCGCGAGCGCGATCGGCCGGCCGGGGAGCCCCGCGGGCTGCTGAGCCGGCTCGCCGGCTACCTCGACGAGGCGGAGCCGGGTGAGCTGCCCGCGAAGCAGGCCGACCCGATCACGCGGATCGCGCTGTACGGCGTGCTGCTCCTGCTCGGCGCCGCCGCGGCCGCGACGCACCAGATCACCCCGTTCATGATGGCGGCCTCCACCCTCGGCCTGGTCATGCTGCGGCGGTGCGGGGTGGCCACGCTCCCCTGGCTGATCGGCGGGTTCGCGGTCGGCTGGCTGAGCTACTTCGCCACGCCGTACTGGTACGGCCACATCGGCGACCTGTTCGGCGGGATCGGCTCGCTGCTCAGCAACCTGACCGCGAACACCACGGGCCGCATGGAGGCGGCGACCGGCGATCCCCTCCACCCGTACGTGCTCCAGCTCCGCCTCGGGTTCGCCGTGGTGCTCGTGCTGCTCGCCGGGGTCGGGCTCGCCCGCCGGGTGCGGCGCATGGTGATGGACCGGGTCGCGCTGGTGCTCACCGTGACCCCGCTCTCCGCGATGGCGCTGCAGAGCTACGGCGGGGAGATGGGGCTGCGCGTGTACCTGTTCATGCTGCCGGGCGCCTGCATCCTCGCCGCCTACGCCTTCTTCCCCGAGCCCCCGGGGAGCCTGCGGGGCATGCGCCAGGTGATCGGCAAGCCCTCCCGGCTCGAGCTGCTCCGGGCGCGGCTCGCCCTCCCGCTCGCCGTGGTGACCACGCTCGCGCTCTGCGGCGGCTTCTTCGTCGCCCGGTACGGCAACGAGCAGTTCGAGCGCATCACCACCGGCGAGGCGCTCGCCCTCGAGTACATCTACGCGCGCGACCGGCCCAGCGCCCGGGTGCTGGTGCTCGCCCCCAGCGACGCGGAACCCGGCACGGTGAGCAGCGACCTCATGGCGAGCATGGTGCCGTGGCGGGAGAAGCACGTCGAGCGGGTGGAGTGGGTCAGCACCCCGCCCCCGACCGACCCCGAGGACATCGGCCAGGTCATCACCGCGCTGCGCTCGCTGGGCCCTGGATCGTTCCTGCTCACCACCCGGGCCCAGGAGACCCTGCTCGAGGTGACCGACCCGGCCGGCCAGGGCATCGAGGACGGCTGGGGCGCGCGGCTCCGGCGGGCGCTCGGCGCCTCCCCGGACCTGGTCACGCTGTACGCGAACGAGGACGCGGCCGTCTACGCCCTGCGGCAGCCGCCGCCCGGCTCGGTGCCGCCGCCCCCGGACCTCACCTCGACCCCGCCGAACGGCACGCCCTGGACGCCGCTCGGGATCGCGGCCTATGTGCTCTACGTGGGATCGCTCATCGGGTTCGAGCTGCTGGGGCTGCGCGGCCGGCACGCCTCACCCTGGCGCCGCCGCCTGCTGCGCACCGCGATATGCGCCGCGGTGGTGGCCGCTGCGGTCGTGGTGGAGAGGTTCGTCTCGCTGGGGCTGTGA
- a CDS encoding GH39 family glycosyl hydrolase has translation MSSIIALFGVVALRRSAQRPPVAAPGAASVVTPLRVEWAEEPDTWPRWGLTHTQYTAADDFGDRAVSSLAAARVVQNQHIMGFGAGNPEPRPGEYDFSSLDERVRLIAETGGVPVITLCCAPDWMKGGRPGTTDWSLLEIAPRREHFDDFARLAAAVARRYPQVRHFIVWNEFKGFWDQRRGEWDAVAYTELYNRVYDALKEVDPRIRVGGPYMPVDSYAGEPPVPSEVSGPWGTVDGRVLKAIDYWLRHKRGADFIVVDGGSLTAEGELRPDEFGALGKFGAMTRWLRERSGLPVWWAEFYPLPCASLEGGACPALGWPERRRLAVTAAALIELAESGAATVLHWDGYAPRRVREGCPFCLIPNETGEASATLRLLQRFAQWFPHGTEPVPVALTAPDGRPFPPGRAPVRALAQERRMVLVNTTGTAQTVLADGTPVALGPYEVRWLPRAPDR, from the coding sequence GTGAGCTCGATCATCGCGCTGTTCGGCGTGGTGGCGCTCCGCCGGTCCGCGCAGCGCCCCCCGGTGGCGGCGCCCGGCGCCGCGAGCGTCGTCACCCCGCTGCGGGTGGAGTGGGCCGAGGAGCCCGATACCTGGCCGCGCTGGGGCCTGACCCACACCCAGTACACCGCCGCCGACGACTTCGGCGACCGTGCCGTGAGCTCCCTGGCGGCCGCGCGGGTCGTGCAGAACCAGCACATCATGGGCTTCGGTGCGGGCAACCCGGAGCCGCGGCCGGGGGAGTACGACTTCTCCTCGCTCGACGAGCGGGTGCGGCTGATCGCCGAGACCGGAGGGGTGCCGGTGATCACCCTCTGCTGCGCCCCGGACTGGATGAAGGGCGGCCGGCCGGGCACGACCGACTGGAGCCTGCTGGAGATCGCCCCGCGGCGGGAGCACTTCGACGACTTCGCCCGGCTCGCCGCCGCCGTCGCCCGGCGGTACCCGCAGGTGCGGCACTTCATCGTCTGGAACGAGTTCAAGGGCTTCTGGGACCAGCGGCGCGGCGAGTGGGACGCCGTGGCGTACACCGAGCTGTACAACCGGGTGTACGACGCGCTGAAGGAGGTGGACCCCCGCATCCGGGTGGGCGGGCCGTACATGCCGGTGGACAGCTACGCGGGGGAGCCGCCGGTCCCCTCTGAGGTGTCCGGGCCGTGGGGAACGGTCGACGGCAGGGTGCTCAAGGCGATCGACTACTGGCTCCGGCACAAGCGCGGCGCGGACTTCATCGTGGTCGACGGTGGCTCGCTCACCGCGGAAGGGGAACTGCGCCCTGACGAGTTCGGCGCGCTCGGCAAGTTCGGCGCGATGACCCGCTGGCTCCGGGAGCGCTCCGGGCTGCCGGTGTGGTGGGCGGAGTTCTACCCGCTGCCGTGCGCGTCGCTCGAGGGCGGCGCCTGCCCGGCCCTCGGCTGGCCGGAGCGGCGGCGCCTCGCGGTGACCGCGGCCGCGCTGATCGAGCTCGCCGAGTCCGGCGCCGCGACCGTGCTCCACTGGGACGGGTACGCGCCGCGCCGGGTCCGCGAGGGATGCCCGTTCTGCCTGATCCCCAACGAGACCGGGGAGGCCTCGGCCACGCTGCGCTTGCTGCAGCGGTTCGCCCAGTGGTTCCCGCACGGCACGGAGCCGGTGCCTGTGGCCCTCACCGCCCCGGACGGGCGCCCGTTCCCGCCGGGCCGGGCGCCGGTGCGCGCCCTCGCCCAGGAGCGGCGGATGGTGCTGGTCAACACCACCGGCACCGCCCAGACGGTGCTCGCCGACGGGACGCCGGTCGCGCTCGGGCCGTACGAGGTGCGCTGGCTGCCCCGCGCCCCGGACCGGTGA
- a CDS encoding GNAT family N-acetyltransferase: MRISVVHPKDLGEPELARWREFQAADPEQDNPFLCPEFVQTVGLLRPQVRVAVIADGSGIWGFFPYERHPLGIGRPVAAGLTDLQGMVYARGLELDAVGLLRATGLAVWEFDHLHPGQPMFAPHHESRHPSPIIELAGGYDEYLATLRRKSPTTYRMTRYKRNRLGREVGEVRHVAESTDTAALRRVMHWKSQQYRRTGRMDRFAHPWIVELVERLHAIRTDRFAGSLSLLYAGDELVAGHFGLRTGSQLCTWFPAYDTRFGKYSPGLLQHLAMAQDFAAAGLRHIDMGRGPKDYKEQLKTRDLEVAEGRVARASAGAAVHWVAQVPLRRLRNAVVSTPFLRDRADRLLKVYGRLSSRLRPVRD; the protein is encoded by the coding sequence GTGCGGATATCCGTGGTTCACCCCAAAGATCTCGGCGAGCCGGAACTGGCCCGGTGGCGGGAGTTCCAGGCCGCGGACCCCGAGCAGGACAACCCCTTCCTCTGCCCGGAGTTCGTGCAGACCGTCGGCCTGCTCCGGCCCCAGGTCCGGGTCGCCGTCATCGCCGACGGCTCGGGCATCTGGGGGTTCTTCCCCTACGAGCGGCACCCGCTGGGCATCGGCAGGCCGGTCGCCGCCGGGCTCACCGACCTGCAGGGCATGGTGTACGCGCGCGGCCTCGAGCTCGACGCGGTGGGGCTGCTCCGCGCCACCGGCCTGGCGGTATGGGAGTTCGACCACCTCCACCCGGGGCAGCCCATGTTCGCCCCGCACCACGAGAGCCGCCACCCGTCGCCGATCATCGAGCTCGCGGGCGGCTACGACGAGTACCTCGCCACGCTCCGCCGGAAGTCGCCGACCACGTACCGGATGACCCGGTACAAGCGCAACCGGCTCGGCCGGGAGGTCGGCGAGGTCCGCCACGTGGCCGAGTCCACGGACACCGCCGCGCTCCGGCGGGTGATGCACTGGAAGTCCCAGCAGTACCGCCGGACCGGCCGCATGGACCGGTTCGCGCACCCGTGGATCGTCGAGCTGGTGGAGCGGCTGCACGCCATCCGCACCGACCGGTTCGCCGGCAGCCTCTCCCTGCTCTACGCGGGCGACGAGCTGGTCGCCGGCCACTTCGGGCTCCGCACCGGCAGCCAGCTCTGCACCTGGTTCCCCGCCTACGACACCCGGTTCGGCAAGTACTCCCCCGGCCTGCTCCAGCACCTCGCCATGGCCCAGGACTTCGCCGCGGCCGGCCTGCGCCACATCGACATGGGCCGGGGCCCCAAGGACTACAAGGAGCAGCTCAAGACCCGGGACCTCGAGGTGGCCGAAGGCCGGGTGGCCCGGGCGTCCGCCGGGGCGGCGGTGCACTGGGTCGCCCAGGTGCCGCTGCGCCGGCTCCGGAACGCCGTGGTGAGCACCCCCTTCCTCCGGGACCGCGCCGACCGGCTCCTCAAGGTGTACGGCAGGCTCAGCAGCCGCCTCCGCCCGGTCCGCGACTGA